Genomic DNA from Desulfosoma caldarium:
GGTGACGCGAACCACGTGGCAGGACTATTACACGAACAAGGCGGACATTTGGGAAATTCAAGCCCTCCTGCGGTTTCGGTTCGTGGCCGGAGACTCGGTTCTGGGATCGGCTCTGGAGCGTGCCGTGCATCGTCTGTGCTTTCGAGAGCGGACCCACGCCATGGTCTGGCCCCGCCTGTGTCAGCTTCGAAGACGCATGGAGGAAGAGCGAACCGTGGAAAGGGACGATACCGTAGACATTAAACTGGGGGTTGGAGGGCTTGCGGACCTAGAGTTTCTCACCCAGGGACTGCAACTCATTCACGGCCATAAAAACCCGGCTTTACAGAGGGGATCCACGGCGGCCCTTTTGAGGGAAGCCCTGACTTACGTTCCGGACGGCCCGCGAACCTCCGCAGAAATGCTCGAGGCTTTTCACGGCTTGCGCATGTTGGAACATCGGTTCCACCTCATGACCCATCGGTCGGGATCGGTCGTGAGCAAGCAGCATTTTCAGCAGATGACGCGCCTTGGCCTGTGGCCTGCGGCGGCCGAAAGCCGTCCCATGGAAACGTGGGAAGACCTTTTGGCCGTGCGCCGTCGTATCCGCCGTCTCTTTCAGAGCCTTTGTGAGGATGCGCCGTGGCATGTTGCCACATCGTGAGATGATCGAAACAGAATCCCTAGGCGGTGCGATACGCCCTCTGACACAATTGCCCTCGCCCTACAGCCTCGCGGACCCATATGTCTTTTGAAAGCCGATCGAAAGAAATCGCCCGGCGCCTGCACATGGATAGCGCAGCGGAACCGGTCCCCTCGGCCTCGAATGTGGACATCGGCGTGCAACCTCGGCACGGGATGAGACTCTCCCCTCGAGATGGCATCGGCATTGCCATTGTTCTGGAAGACCTTTCCGATGTGGACCGTGTGAATGCGGTGTTTTTGCCAAAAGCCGATCCCCACTTGGCCCTCAATGTCACTCCCGGTGAATTGTTGGACCCCGACGGCGACCGTGACGATTAAGCCGCTACGAGCTTTATGTCTTTCGGCGGGCCGAGGACCTCATGCCCTGGAAGAAAAAGCGCATGCGCGTGATCCTCAAGGAGGGCGCCCGATGACACCGTCAGGCATACCTCTATCTGTGGTCACCGAGAGAAACGCTTGGATTCGATGCATGGTTGAAAGCACTCGACGGCTTCTATGGTGACCCCGCACCGGACCGGACCAGCCATAAGCGTAGGGTCTGGTCCGCAAAAAAGGGGGAATAAGAAAGAATAAAGAAGAGTGGTTAAGCCAGTTTGAAGGCAAAGATGGACGGTCAATCATCAGACGGAGATCGTGCTGGACATTCTCAAGGGCCACAAAACCATCATGGATGTGGCACGCGAGCACGATGGCCAATAGAGCGAGATCCACCAATGGATCGATACGTTCATTCCCTTCGGGACGCAGGCCCTCAAAGTCTATCCGAAATCCGTGGAAGCGGTCGAGCAGAAGGATCTGAAGCGGCACCGTGAAAAGAGCGATCAACGGGTGCTGCAGATCGAGGTTTTAAAAAGCCGAGGCTATTGTCTGCGAGGAAGAGAGCTCGTTTTACGATGGAAAACGAAGCTCGAGGCCCAGGGCCATAAGGTGAGTTTGCGCAAGGTCGCTGAGTGGGTCGGGGTTTGTTGGTCGACGGTGAACGACAAGCCTCGAAGGCGCAAGCCGGCGGGGGTTGATCGGCAGGTGGAAAAGGCCATCTATCAGCTTATCCAGCGTTATCTCCGGTATGGCTTTGGAAAGATCAGCGTCAAGCGTCGTCGGCTTATGGGCGTGATTGTCAACAAGAAAAAGGCCCATCGAATCATGGCGCGCCAAGGTTGAACCTTGTCTCAACGTCATGGAGGCATGCGGCCTCGTGTTCAAAAGAAAGCCTCGGTAGTTGAAGGTCCCCATGAGCGGTGGGCAACGGATATGATCCCCTTTTTCTGCTCGGATTCCGGGTGGTGTCATGGGGTTGGGGTGATGGATTGTTGGAACCGGGAGATTGGGCGTTATCGCATCAGCCGGCGACAAAACGCCAAGGTGGCGAAAAGGGGCTTTGGAAGATGCGCTCATTTGATGGCTTAAAAGAATCAAGCCGCCTCCCGGGCGCTTGCCCTGATAAGTGACGACGAGCGCGTCTTCACGTCCAAACGTTATCTCGAGCTGGAGCGTGCTTGGGGTCTTCGCCCTGAAGTCATCACCCCTGGGATGATCGAGCGGTTCATGAGAACGCGTAATGAGGAGTGTATCTGGCTCGACCTGTTTTCGTCTTTTCATGAGGCCAAGGAGATGATCGAGGGCTGGATCCAAGAGGACAACAGCGAGAGCACCTCGCACACAAAACGAAAATTTTGGTCTTGATTCCTAAGGGTCATGACACCGTCGAACGGCCGGATTTCCTGGCAATGGGCATGGATGCCTCGCCTAGGGGCAGGCCCCCGTGTCTGGCCCATGTAGGGGCAGCCCTTGTGGCTGCCCTTACGATGGAGTGGCCCGATGTGTGGTTTAAATGTTCTTGCGGAATGTCGTCCAAATGTTGTTGCTGAATGGGGTGCGGATGTCGCTGCCAGATGGAGTGCAGCGGTTTAAAACGATCTAAACCCGTCGGTATGGGCACGAGGTGAAAATGTCGCCTGCCCTGATGGGCTCCACCCCGAGCCTGCCTTTTGGGTACGCCCATCGATACCGGGGCACCACGTAGGGGCAGCCACAAGGGCTGTCCCTACGTGATCCCAACAGACAAGCCAAAAGTAGCGCGGTCACCTGAACGCACATTTTGATCTTGATTTTTAGGGGTCATGACACTTCCCCTGGGAAACCGCGAAGTTTTTGGCAGCGCCCCTTGAAACCCAGCGGCGGCCGAGTGCTCCTGGCACCACGCTCTCGAAGGGCTCTTGGATCTTGGCCCACACATCTTGGCCAAGGGGTTCGGCGCTGCCGCCACCGAATGCAAAGAAGTCGCGAGACAACTCATCAAACACAAGGTGCTGACCCGAAATCAAGCTCAGACGAAGCGCACCTCAGCCCGGGGACCGGAACCGGCTCGTGCCTTTCTACGCTGAAGCGAGCAACACGGAATGTTATCGCATCTGCACGGTACAGATGGACGACATTCCCCTTGTGTTCGACCGACTCCTTGTCTGAGTTGAGGCGCATTCGCCCTTGGTGGGTCGAACCGCATGACGATCCTCCCAAGGTGGCGTCCACTGCGGCAGGACATGCGATGAACGGCAGGTGAGCATTTTTTTATTTGACACGCTTTGACAATCTTGTCAGTCTTACATCCCCTCCAGACAATGACGTTTGGATTCCACCATCGAACACCGCTGTTCGAAAAGGCCCTTCAACCATGAAAGGGCCTTTCTTGCCTTGATTTTCGGACAACGTCGTCCCGGAAAAGAACAATTAGGAAGGAGAAGCATCAGCCATGTGTCGGCTATGTGCCTTGACCAGCACGGAACCTTTGTCCCCCATGAAGGCCATCGAAGCCTTGGATGTCATGCGCGAAGGCCATGACGGGTCTGGGGTGGGGCTCTTTTTGAGTGACCTGGGTGGGCCGTGGGAAGAATTGGAGGGCGCGCCCATTCTTTCCGGCACCTTCACCAACGAGGGGCTCAAGCGCCTGGACAGTTTCATGATGGAAATCGGCTTTATGACCAAATACAAGCTGTCCATCAAAACGCCCAAGACGGCGCCGCCCGGCGTGCCCAAACGCGACGTTTACCTTATTCGAGCCTACGAACTGCCCGAGGAATGGGATCATCTGCCGGGGGACGAAATCCGCAATCGCCTCATGCAGGTGCGGCTGCAGTTGCGTCAAATGGGTGAGGAAAAGCAAGATATGATCGTCTTCAGTTTCTGGCCCGATTGCATCATGATCAAGGAAATCGGCGATCCCATGACCGTGGCGGAATATCTGCGGCTGGACCGCAAAGAACTCCATGCGCGCATCATTCTAGCCCAAGGGCGCCAAAATACGAATTATGCCATCAATCTTTATGCGTGCCACCCTTTTTTCCTACAGGGCATTGCCACCATGACCAACGGGGAAAACACGGCTTTTGTGCCCATTCGCGAGTTCCTCTCATCGCGAGGTTTTCCCGGCTACATGGGGTATCAGTCCGATTCCGAGGTCTTCACGCACATCATGCACTATATGCGCCATTTCTTAGGGCTGGATGTGGCATACTACAAGCACATCATCACGCCGCTTCAAGATGAGGTCCTGGAAAAACATTCCAACGGCACCTTTTTGAAACACCTTAAGAGGTCCTGTCGGCGCCTGATCATCGATGGGCCCAACTGCGTTATCGGCTGCCATCCCGACAAGCGCGTCTTTATGGTGCAGGATCGAAAGAAACTGCGCCCCGGCGTCGTGGGTGGCAGGCCCGGCCTATACGCCTTTTCTTCGGAACTGTGCGGGTTGGACGCCATGGTTCCCGATCGGGACAAGTCCAAGGACATTCAACCCATGCACCTTGACACGGTGATCGTGGGACCGGATCGCCAGGAGGTTCGGCTATGCTCGCAGATGGATACATAAGCCCCAGTTCCTTGAGTCTTCGGGACTTGCCATGGCAGGTGCACTGGAGCCTTGACAAATGCACGTTGTGCGGCCGCTGCACCACGGTGTGTCCCGTGCACGCCATTGAATTGGGCGTGTTTCGCAAGCGTACCGTGGACACGCCCCTTGGCGTGTCGCAGGCCCCGTCCAACGTTTTCAAGGTCTTTTACGGCATTCGTCAAAAGACGGACCCGGCCTATGCCTGTATCGGCTGCGGCATGTGTTCCATGGTATGCCCCAACGATGCCATCATGGCCTATCGCTCCGAGGAATTGGACAAGTTGCGGTTTCACATCAATCGAGGTGGTCAGCCCAGGCGACGCGGCGGGCGGCGCAACGTTCCGGGAGGCATTCTGGACCGTATTAAATTCATTCGCATCTCCATGCTCACAGATCCGGCGCTCGATGCCGGCCGCCACGAATTCGAGCTGCGCACCCTTCTGGGGCGCGTGCTGCCCCCTGAGGAAAACCTGAGGCTTCTTAAGGAAAACGGCTGGATACCCCCCGTTCGCGAAATCTATCCTTTGATCATCGGCGGCATGTCCTTTGGCGCTCTGTCGCCCACCATGTGGGAAGGCTTGCAGATGGGGGTGGCATATCTGAACGAGGAACTGGGCATGCCCGTGCGCATGTGCACAGGAGAAGGTGGATGCCCGCCGCGCCTGCTGCGATCCCGCTTCTTGAAATACGTCATTTTGCAGATCGCCAGCGGCTACTTCGGCTGGGACGAAATCATCCATGCCATACCTGAAATGAAGGAAGACCCCTGCGCCATTGAAATCAAATACGGCCAAGGCGCCAAACCTGGGGACGGCGGCCTGCTCATGTGGTACAAGGTCAACAAGCTCATTGCCGCCATTCGGGGCGTGCCGCCGGGGGTGAGTCTACCCAGTCCGCCGACGCATCAGACCAAGTATTCCATCGAAGAAGCCGTGGCCAAGATGATCCAATCCATGTCCATGGCCTGGGGTTTCCGCGTGCCGGTCTATCCCAAGATTTCCGGCACATCGACGGCTCTGGC
This window encodes:
- a CDS encoding class II glutamine amidotransferase domain-containing protein, whose amino-acid sequence is MCRLCALTSTEPLSPMKAIEALDVMREGHDGSGVGLFLSDLGGPWEELEGAPILSGTFTNEGLKRLDSFMMEIGFMTKYKLSIKTPKTAPPGVPKRDVYLIRAYELPEEWDHLPGDEIRNRLMQVRLQLRQMGEEKQDMIVFSFWPDCIMIKEIGDPMTVAEYLRLDRKELHARIILAQGRQNTNYAINLYACHPFFLQGIATMTNGENTAFVPIREFLSSRGFPGYMGYQSDSEVFTHIMHYMRHFLGLDVAYYKHIITPLQDEVLEKHSNGTFLKHLKRSCRRLIIDGPNCVIGCHPDKRVFMVQDRKKLRPGVVGGRPGLYAFSSELCGLDAMVPDRDKSKDIQPMHLDTVIVGPDRQEVRLCSQMDT
- a CDS encoding glutamate synthase-related protein, coding for MLADGYISPSSLSLRDLPWQVHWSLDKCTLCGRCTTVCPVHAIELGVFRKRTVDTPLGVSQAPSNVFKVFYGIRQKTDPAYACIGCGMCSMVCPNDAIMAYRSEELDKLRFHINRGGQPRRRGGRRNVPGGILDRIKFIRISMLTDPALDAGRHEFELRTLLGRVLPPEENLRLLKENGWIPPVREIYPLIIGGMSFGALSPTMWEGLQMGVAYLNEELGMPVRMCTGEGGCPPRLLRSRFLKYVILQIASGYFGWDEIIHAIPEMKEDPCAIEIKYGQGAKPGDGGLLMWYKVNKLIAAIRGVPPGVSLPSPPTHQTKYSIEEAVAKMIQSMSMAWGFRVPVYPKISGTSTALAVLNNLTRNPYAAGLAIDGEDGGTGAAYNVSMNHMGHPIASNIRDGYLTLARLGKQNELPLFAGGGIGKNGNLAANAAALIMLGASGVQTGKYIMQATAGCLGSESDRCNVCNIGVCPKGITSQDPRLYRRLDPEKVAERLVDVFVAFDKELKKIVAPLGRSTSLPIGMSDALGIDDAAAAQRLHIAYVV